AGGCAACAGAACTGGAAAGGTTTTTATAGAGTTTGGAAAGGAGGTATATGGACCGCATGTTTCTCTAGTGGTCAGTGGATCCTTTCTTGTAGACAGGGGTGGTGTGAGCAGATTTCCAACCAGAGAGAACTTAAAGGCGCAGAACTAATTCTTAAAGAATTTTCAACAGACCACCATTATTATAGAGACGAAGGATGTCTTTGTCTGGTTTCAGCTCACTTCTTCGCGTTGATTTTGTGGCGTATACGTTTTTGCTGTCTTTGCTGTGCTCGTTAGGCAACTGACCTGGCAGTGGAGGCTGAGGAACTCCAGTTTTTTGGTTAGTCGCTTGCAAAGGAGGATCTTTCTTTGTTGTGGGTGAGTGAAAATAACGTTATCGACCCAAAATTCCACgcaaataatgatttttttgttttcgacagCGACAGTTGTATGGTTATCAAAGAAATTACCAAAAAAACTGCCCAAAAAAGTATACttatataatttcaaatttttcttctcacaAATATTAGGGAGCACTAACATTGTGAATCAGTGTACAAAagcatattttaaaatttttaaaaacaaaggtCATTATTGTCGTGAATTGTGAAAGTGTGGAAAAGtctattttataaaaaaaaaacacaagaatatttttatatgTTATAGGTTCCACGGTGTAGGAAAAATACAAACTACTACCCAAATGTGTATCCTGAAACATTTATGAACTGCCGTCCTACTAATACGGCTTATCAGCTTGACGCAAGATCTACATGAATATTGAACGCATATTTCCAGAAATCCAGAGTTAAAGGAGCTTTATTTCCtccaattgctttttttttgcaaatttcgTATCTGCTGACTTATTCTTTTATGTCGTTTAACATTTTATGCCATTTAAATCTTGTTGAATCTTTGccgttgttttctttctccttattGTCCTGCATATGGACTGTTATGAAATATCGTCCAAATAAATTTACTTGAAGGGATCCAGGGACCAATATTCTTCCTGAAGATGTAAACTGAGTAGACTATTCTCAATTTCGATGATGGACGATGACAGACATATACAACGTTCTCAACGAAGACAAAGAAGTCATCGAACTTGGAATTGGGATATTGTTAACTTGAATGCAGTGATATTTTTCGCGTTATTGAACAACAAGAAGATCTGAAAATCAGGTTtttggggcaagttggcattATATTAGACTATTAGACATAATTAATtctaaatattcaaatatgtcaattattacttgaaacttggaacttggaaaaagtttcaattttttttaatgaaatgctgatttttgccgattttttaaagaaaaaatgtcgatTAATTTTCGTGGCGCAGGGACGAAATCCTAGCCCGGGGGAAGAAAAGAGGGAAGAGAATAGGATAGAACAAAGGGGTCCGGCAGTTTtccctcttctcttcttccctcGGGGCAGGATACACTCCACGGGACGTGAGAAGAGAAAtccaaatttaataaaaacattcaACAGCTTGCGATGCATTCCTTTGAAAAACCAAATGTTAACATCTTGCTTACAAGTGATTTTCTAACGCTGTAGCGATATGAGGAAGTACATCAAAGGGTTGTTTTGGGGGTTGTTTATTTGTTAACATTTGACTTTTCCTTGTTTGATTACAAAGGTTTACTTTCGGCAGCGGCTCTTTAAGGTCTGAATGGTTCAATATCGCTTTAAATGAGAGCTACAAAAAATAACTTCGTTGCAAAAGCTAATAACATGAAATCTTGAATAgctttaaatataaaaaaatatggacgTTACTATACGCAATAATTAGAAATCTACACTCAattcactaaatatttcaactttaCACAGAACTTGCCGCCGAGAAACGGCATCTATTTGTCAGGGGGTGATAATCAAGCAGGTCGGAAGGAGAATGTACACCAAATAAACTCTCTGTCTTGTTTTCCACTTTTTAGCAGTTCATGTAGCTATCGAAGCCTAACGCATATCCAACTCTTGAACAAGTAAAAAGGCATCGGATTCACATCAAACAACAGACATGATTTGGCTAAATTCTAAAAACACGATTTTGTGGACATTTTCTTaagataaaaatgtttccttttgaATATCTCCGTCCACAAATACGAGCTtttatagaaatttgaagagcAGCATTAATAGGTAAATTAAGTTTACTTGAAAGCTCACAAGAGCCTTAGAGATTAgaagtcaaaattttttcacatttgtGCGTCTCTTCGCATTTATTTCGCAATCTTGTTTGGTTTACCGAATAAGCTAGAGAAACTAATTGATTCCAAATTGTAAATGTgccagaaatattttttagattacATGTTATGcgggtaattttttgttgaaactgTTTCTTATTTCGTATTTGAAACATTAACTGTACGTTGGAGGGCCGTTGTCATGTACAACAGACGGAAAGTGTATTAGAAAGTGTTGATTGAGTTTTATTGGCAAATCAGGGTAGAGCTTTTGGAATAACTTAAAATGCTTCGTGtacactttaaaaaataatttaacaaacCCTTTGTTAATTTTGTGGCAAAAACGATGGCTGTGATCTCCTGTAATTGTATTAACAACTTCCAGTGGTTATCGGTACCCCTGTCTTCGACTAAATCAGACAACATGTAGGTAAGCTGGTGGAACAAAGACAATCTTTCATTTGTGGTGAGTTTAGGAGATAAAACAATGCCAGGGGATTTAATATCATTAAGCTGACTAGTCGCATTCCCTTTTCTACGTCGAACAGAAAATTTGTTCAACCGCCTTGTGTTAAGCGTTTCGagcgttatttttttcttacctgtaTAAACTCGAAAAGGACACAACTCATAAATGTCCTCTGGAAGAATACGCATTATATCGATAGTTCTACTTTCAGAAGTGTGATAATACTTTGAACGATCAAGCACACCATCTCTTTTTCGGCCTATAACATGCAACACTTAACCTTCTGCTTCCTCCAATTTTCTCAAATCTTTAGCGTGTTCGATTTTCCCACGAGATAtacgaaatcattttcattgaaGGTGTGGCAGATACTATCTTTTGGGCAGTAACAATTGAGGACAATAATAATCATGGCTAAAATCATCAACCAAGCcgaaaattttgtattttttcggTGCCGTCTCTCTTCTGGACGgccatttgcaattttttttgtgtgagcCGTCTCTCAAATTTAGGAGgccatttgtaatttttttgggtgtgtgACGTCTCTCATAAAGACGgccattttttcaattttcttaaattattgcACCGTAACCAGCAACAAACTCTCCTTTCTCTGTCTCTCGCCAATGTTTAAgatgaaaattgaaaggaaATCCAAACCTCAACGAAAATAGGCAAGAAGTCTCAGAAAATCAGGAAGGCGCAGCTGCGTCGAGAAGGGATTCTGCCTCCTTGGATgaagccaccaccaccacctaaaATAggttaaaagattcatttttcacattttgtgATCACTTGATATTGCCGTGAATTTAtttctggtttattttgttgatGGTATACAATGCCACAATGGGATCGTCATTATATAGGTGATTCATCTCCCCTGTCCCCACTTTGCTAAACTAGGCTCCTAACAAGACCCTCAAAAAGAAATCGCCTATTGAAGAAGTCATAGCAGTATTTAAACAGATTCGCTTTGATGAAGAAAACCACGAGGCAAAACCAAAAGTTAAGTATTGTTACGCAAATCCAGTATTTTACTATTCACAGAAATAGTGTGTTGTCTCATGAGGTTCTAGTCATGGATAATGAgtaatctcattttcaacaaaaGGTCCCTGAATACTTCATATTATCAaggaaataatatttcttttatttaacagGCTCCCTATTGATTCTGGAAAACTGATGATACTTCTGAAGAAGTTATTGTTTATAGTGTTATAATGAAGTAGTGATTTACTAACACTCTACATCCCAGCACACAGCTTCCACCATCCAATAGAGAGCATGCAAAATACTTTCCAACAGAAGATTGAGGTAAAACTTTGCTGATGTTTCAAATTACTGTTCACTTGCCTAAACAAGTAATAGAAAACAGTTTGTGACTTTGTGATTTGAATAGATGttcttgaaattgaattgaaagttTGCACAATTTCACTCTCTATTAGTTGTATCTTGTTTAATTTAtgttcaattaatttttgctCAACAGCAAAATTAGCGGTTTTATTTTCCGAAAATTTTGCCCGTCAACcaattctttgaattttctagATCTCGGAGACCATTAACCGAGCGACCCATTGCAACAGTTCGTCCCGTTTCGACACTCGGATGACTTCACCCGACCAATATATTTCGTTCTTTTCCCTTTCCCGTGACGTCGCACCAGTACGAACTCCAATTCTGGATGACGAATCGCCACGAAAAAACTTGACTCCACACTTGCAAGGCCTTCTTCCAATAACACGGGGATTCCTCAACGCGAAACCATTGAGAGATGCTCTTCGCCCGCGCTACTACAAGGACATACGCTACAGACCAATAGAGTACCCAGACCCTCGACCAGTTCAAGCTCCAATTTGGGTTCCATTGCCGGATCTAACCCCAGCTGAAATAGTGGCACCAGTTCCAGCTCCAAGATAATTTCAGCCAGCTCGTGAGGAGCCAGTGGCAAAAACATCGGCTCCAACTAAGCCGGTAATCGGCCCAGACGACGAAAACGAAATAAAGTGGGAGGTAGCCGGGTCAGCTGCTCCAAGAGCTCGCCTTACCAAGCCAGTCGAGGAGAACGAGCTTAAACTTTGTTGGTCAGAAACCAATTCAATGGACTACTCTTCTCCATCCGAATCTTCCACTGACGAAAACGAAAGAGGATTCACCCACGAATTGGAAAGGAATCCCGCCTTTGCCTGCTGCTACTGTGGTTGGAGTCCTATCGGATGATGATGTGATTGATGTTGATTGAAGAGGAATGTGTCCGGATGAATTGTTTGTGTGACCATTAATGGGTACCACCAGTTTCAGTTAGGATTGTTGTTGCAATGGAGCCGATGGAGGCAACAGCATGACTGGATGCATCGAATCCGATTGCGTCGGAATACTAGTCGTTGGCTGAGTTAAGGTCGGCGCCAAAGGGTGTGGTGCCGGAGCTCCAAGGTTACTGTTAATGCTGGATGCACGGTAATCTCCAAGTTTGCCATGCCAGACGACGGAGTGACATATTTTTGTTGCCGTGGTTCAACTGCTGAAGCTGTGTTAGTAGATTCGCCAGCCATTGGTCGCTATTTTTGCAAAAGGCCTGAATATGGAAAAAATGAGACAGGTTTCTGCGGGGCAGTTACCGAGGACATAGATTGCAAAGATGTCAGTGGGATAGCAAGACTGGAGATacgaattgaaaaatgaaatcaatgcCATAATTTGCATAATTTTCAAGGCATTTTCTAATTAAGTaagacattttatttgttaattaacGTTTTGCCATGAAAGCCAGTAACTGTATCGTCTCACCAAACTCTCAGGGACCAGATATGTTTGAGATGTATTGTATCAATGTGGACATTAGGATTAACCGATAATCAATATAACCATCTGACGTGACAATTGCTTAAAAATAGATTAGATAAATCTCTTGGGTAATTatggagaagagaaaaccGCGTTGGACAAGTTTTTgagaatgaattatttaattcaattattgtgTATTTCGGTTTAAATTTCATGtttaggaagaaaaaaacaagtatgaaaaatgaatgaaataacGAAGAATGGCAatgaaataacgaaaaataacCAGTAAGGGTTACAATTAATAGGCAGTatcagaaaaaagggggtgaataaaaaatgaatgaaataattacaaaTGGGAATCATGgcaatctaataaaaaaaaaattacatcttTTATCCTTTACTGACCTCTTAGAACAATTGACATATCTAGAACCTCGTgcataaattcaaatttgcacTAGTGAACAACAATTGCAGAAAAAAACGTTATTATTTCCAAcgatgtaattttttatgcTCAATTGTTTGTTTCCAGCAATTTAATCCAAAATGCATTGATTTGTTCCAAAGGACAAACCGAGTTCTTGAAGTTTTGATGTGATTAGATTTGTAAATCCAAAACAATCTTTAATCCCACATATGCATGACAGTAATTGACCATTACATACTTGATCACTTTGAATAGCAAGTCCTCGTTTTGGTAAAGCTCCGGAAGATACATTTTTTCGGTTGGCTAAGGATGGCTGAATGACAACACCGGGAGATGCAGAGGCAAGACGAGATCCACCAGTAGTCGAATGAGGAATTACATCCGTTGTAACATGGGAATTGAggcttatttgttttgttgcctacaaacaaaaattaatcagatttggaaaatgtttgaaaacaaattattttaaatacctCCGGCTTTAAACATGCTCTAATTGCAAGAAGATCTAGGTCTTTGTGATCAAATCGCTGTTCCTCTTCACGGCGCTTCAATTCCTCATTGGCacttgaaaaagagaaatggtattgaaaacaagaaattgaaaaaaatacattttgatattttagaAATATACTTTTGAAAGCATTCCTCTTCGGCTTGAAGGACTTGTATCGCCATCCGGTCAAATTCTTCGTCGGCCAAATTTTGCTCAAGCTCTTCCTGTCTTTGTCGCTCCTGTTCAAGAAGACGATCCTCCTCAGCTCTTAGGCGATCGCTTTCGGAATAGTGTTCCATCTCCTCGAGGGATAAACGTCGTTTTTCGACCAATTCCACTTTGGTTTCCTCTTCAAACGAAATTATTTTACCCGAACTCAACGACGAAGGGACAGAATAACCAGATACACAGCCTGTCTCTGATGGAGTTGTCGCTCCAGACAGAATCGAGTCGACAGAGACTTTTCCTTAACGTTCGAAACTTTCGATACGTTAGAAACGACAGTCAAGTTATTGTTAATGGTGGAAGTGGTAACGGGAGAAAGAAGTTTAACATCCAAAGTATCAACAGACACAAAATCCGACagcaaaatcatttcattttcggtGGCAGCCGGAAAcgtttcaacagctgttgaatcGCATTGACATTCACAACAATCTTAGGATATGGCTGGCAATCGGCTGGCCCCAATGCTGTCTTAGAAGAATGGATGGAGACGGAATCTGAAGAAGGCAATTTTTGGTGTGCACCATAAGATTTTACTTCGTGAACAAAAATGACATCATGATCACAATTACCGCACGTGCTGTGTAATCTGAAAGTTAACTCAAATTTGCGTTAATGTTTCCGCAGCTTTCTCGTAAATTTCAGCAACATAGATGATTTGTAAAATAACAGCTCGCCAATTGACGTCCCTGCATTAACTCAGGGCTGGACGATTTGACCGAGCTGCATGGCTTTGGTTTTTTGGACTGTAGAATTAAGTTTGAGAGCGTTTCCTTGGTTTCTCtcctcatttaaaaaatctcgtGCAAGAATCGTTGGTTAGGGCTCAATTTTAAGAATCAataattcaagttttattcgCCAACATTGTACAGAGTATAGTACTCTTCGAATAGTCATAAAAgagatttgaatatttaaaattataaggATAGCACTGCCTGACTAGTCAGAGGTATACTGCGTATCAAATTACATCGTTTTCTTGCCGGATAAAACAATGTTTGTTATCATGTtttcgtattttatttttacagataTGGTAATGATAGGGCATCAGCGTGATTTGCATTTTCGCTACATGGAGGCACGGAAAATATTTTCCctcgacaaaaaaacaaaaaacttattgGTCCTTTCCTTGAGAGTATGGGCAGGCTCATCGCTCATGTTGTGAGTTATAAGAAGAGTATCATATTATAAGAGTATCAAATAACTCTGaactaataaataatatgaTTAGATCTATATTACCACTACTGGTATATTACTTTGCCCAGAACATgctattaattttttggctGGATTTTGGTCGCCTattaaagatgaaaaatgaaaaaatcagaTTATTGCCAAAGCAAAGgtaatttttgttacttttactgaaaaaatgtttactaattattatttgattttgtattttttcagGAATGTCAAAACAGATTCTTCTGCTAAGCAAAACCTTTACGAAGCTCTTATGTAGTTATCCGAAATAGCAAttgtataaaaaaacattgattcAGCGATTGAAGATTTGAAAAGATGTTTTAAAGTTCTAACAACGATGTGTCCAGCTGAGAGCaggtttttaatttgaaaacaatttcgccaagcaaaattttcaattcattttcagacGCTCAGGGACAGTCAGGGAGACAGTcagggaaaaaaactaaacctAAAACTTGCGTCTTACATCACAGCGTTTGACCGTGAGCGTTCTTTGCAGTAACTCATGCACTGTGCTCATGCACTTGAAGAGTTTCTGGACGACGAAGAAGCTGAACTGCCCAAATTGTCGAATTTAAATAGAGCGCTCTACAAGATCAAAGAAGCCACGAGACCAGCTAATCCAGCAGATCTGCATTTCGACATGAAGAGATACGTCCAAGCAATACCGAAACAATTTCTGAGAGGAGACATAAAAGTTAACACAAGAAACACGTTGGCACGTCATTTGATCTTCGCAACCGATAAGCAATTGAAACTCctgaaaactttgaaaaagtgGTTTGCTGACGGGACTTTTAAATGTACACCTTTCCCTTTTGTACAGCTGTTTAGTATTCATGGTTTCATTGAAAAGAAAGGCTTTAAGAAGCAGGTTCCTTTGTTGTATGTCATTATGTCACGCAGAACGGCTGAAGATTACAGTACCGTGTTTGATCACATCCTTCAGTTGATCGGACATCCGGAagcaattgaatttgttgCAGACTTCGAGAAAGCAGTTTGGAAGACAGTACGTGCAAAACTTCCTTCGGTGACTATACGCGGATGTGGCTATCACTGGACTCAATCACTCTTTCGTTTCATCCAGCAAAATGGTCTACGACGAGCTTACAGAACCGACCAAGAAGTGAGAAATAAATGTAGGCAGCTGATGTCTCTACATTTGATGCCTcatgagaaaattgaaaaaagatttaagtCAATCCAGCGTACGTGccgaggaaaaatgaaaaagttttgtaGCTACATTGACCGCAATTGGATTaagagtaatacttggcccCCAGTAAACTGGAGCGTGTTTAGACAAGATGACAGGACAAATAACGACGTCGAAGGCTGGCACAACAGAATCAACGAAGGAAAAAACGGCGCTTTCAACTTATTCCATCTCATCGATCAACTCCACTATGAAGCTACTCTAATTAGTCTCCAGGCCAAACTTATGGAACGCGGCGAAAACCTTAGAAGACGAAACAAGGCTTGCCAACAACTACAAGATGATCTTGTTGCTTTATGGGACCAGTACACCAACGATGATCTACCATCTAAGTTATTGCTGGAAAAAGTTGCCACCTTGTACGATATCTACAATAAGGCCggcaatcattttcaaattgttgatGATTCTGAAAGCGATGTATCTTCAGATTAGATGTACTTTGAATTTccgctttttccttttctttttgagttaAGATAGATACTCATACTACGATCATTAcacataaattttttattacggGCCGGAAAATCAGTTCCTTTCCGGACCATTTACACGCATTACCGGACCATAAAAAGCGGGCCGGAAATGTATGGGCCGGAAAGACGTGGGCCGGAACATCATGCAATCGATTCcgttaaaaaaaggatcgcTAACATTGCTGGTCGTCtcccaacaaaacaaatgactgCAAATTGCGAGGCGTTTTTGGAAGTAATAAAAGTTACCATTCTACGTAAAGTTCTATGTAGATTTTTATAAAGTTTGATCTCTCCTTCAACCCTTGGCTTTTACATTGGATGCTTGGATAAGAACGATCTGTATTGAATAAGGAGAGTTTACACGTCAACCTTCTATCAGAGAGAGcgcgaaagagagagaattacAGAAAGGTAGGGGGATCGTTAGGTCATAGCCTACTACATTTAAGGAAGCCGAAAGGAATGGGATCCCCgccaagtaaaaaatttaaattgatttcgatcacccttcctctttttcacCCCAGCTGGGTAAACCCACGGGAGCCATCTAGtggtcagaaaaaaaaaatttagaaaatgtcttatattttcaaaatatgttCCTGCTGTGTTTTCGAATCATCTTGTTTGCGGTTTGAGTTGATATATTTCAATATAATGTGTTCAAAATTTACGAATCAGTcatataaagtaaaaaaaaaaacattccttGTGCGTTCATTGTGCTATGTGAAGCAACTACCGGCAATTGTATTATACACCATAGAGAAAAGCGCGGCCAATTTTCGTGTATATTATCTcactaaaaaataacatttcaggTGAAATTGTAGTTGGCTTGATATGTGTATTATTAAAGACTGTGGTATTCAGGAAGAAACTTTTAAGTTTTACGTGTTTAAAAGAAGTTAACTAGTGTTGAATATTAATGtcaaagaatcattttcattACAGACGGAAATTTCTGCAGTTTTCAACCGGATTCCCCCACCTTTCGGTGGGTGGTAAGTTATAATATAACTTATTGCTATGTACGCGCAATGCGAGTTTCCCCTACCGACCGTTAGATATCACTCCCCTCCCGACCGATGGTCCACTCGACCGGGCTCAGTCTAGTTTACGCCTCATGTAAACGCAGTAGCGTCCTGTGTGCTCGATTTATCAAATATTCTCTCTCGACTATCCGGGAATTGATAAAAATCCGGGTAGCCAGCGCCAAAATTCCGCGTAGTGGATGCATTAACATTTTCTTAAGCTTAAGCAGACACCAAAGCAAGCAGACTACAGTTCTTCGAACTCCAGTTACCATGATACGCCCTTGGTTAGAAAAGTGTCAAAATGACGCATCAAACTCTGCAAAGGGAAATATTACTTCCAGGTTGAAAATGTGGAAGCACCACTAATGAGACCTGATGacttgaataaaacaaaacaaacgtttttttttcttcttcttctttctttcgctaataaacaaaacaatcgtTTGATTTTGTACCAACCTACAACCTACAACAATCCTTTCTGATCTCTGGTGGAAGGAAATCCATTACACTCAACCAGACCCGCTAACTTCCATGACCACTAACTTCCGGACCCGCTAACATGCAAACCAATCTCTcgtcaattaattttattaccgatttttttttgtaggctTTCTTTGAAATGGAGTCTTCAACACATTCATATGATTCACTGATTGACAATGAAGCCACCACAGATTCCAAAGTGGGTTGGTAAACGCTGCCACATTCTTTGGCAATTTGCTTAACAATCCTAttcatctcattttcaatacTAGTCTTATGTTACACCCGTTGCAACCAATTTTTACCATCATGTTCCACTGCTTTCACTAATGTTGGCCatctgaattattttttaaatagaatagaaatataataagaaatgaaTTGCATGTTAAGTTAAAAATGTAGGCTAACTATTCTAATTTACTGCAGAAAGCTtttgagtaaaaaaacaaacataatgAGCGAGATAATATCCgatattataatttttttttacataatagtcctttattcaatttatgaaaaatatgTTAATTCACATTTCAATTGTTATAAAGATTTAATGAAGATTACTTCACTATAATTAAAGtacatttgtttaattttgaaatttcaccATTAAATTTCAACAGATTTGTCCTtgggaaatgaagaaatccAGATTTACCTTTGAACGTACTTCTTTTTCCAAagagaattttcatttttgatgagTTCATTTAGTCGCGATGAACTTTGGGCAACATTAAAAACGTCATTTATTGACACATCAGTATAAACCAATATATATCTCAAAACCAGTTCTGGGGAAAGCTTCTCAAaagtcattttaaaaaatttaacggaACGCAATTTTACAACACGTTTAgtgatttgtttgaaaataatgtaGACTGAATCCCTCTTGCGATTTCAGCTTTGTGGGTTTCAGTTCTGGATTGTGACAACGTTTATTAAACgataaaacttttaaaaaggttttttgggTGTCATCAAAACGTTCGGTGGCGCAAAAAATCTACTGTTCAGAAAATTGCAGAAAAACCTGGAAGAAAccagtttgttgttttgatatatttAGTTTCCACGAATAATTCCACTGACGATTGCGCTAATCCTAGGAAATCTGTTAATGAGAGGATTTCTCCGAAATCCATTAAAGAACCATTGCTATCAACGAGCTGTCGACGTCAATTGAATTTCTAGATTCTACAGTTTCTACTCGATCACTACAATAAATCTTAGtttattttagatattttttaaatgattattttcttccttttatttgTAGCAAGATTCAACCCATGTCTGAAAATGGATGAAACAATTGAATAATCTCGATGGACAATATGTCGAACGATCTTTTCTTAGAGGCTCTTCTTTACTGAAAATACTGGAAATTTTGAGGTTTACTTTAAAAATAAGTCCTGGTATAACCGGAAATTTTTAGGTTAAccaatttgttaaatttattCTAGATGATCCACTCGA
The window above is part of the Daphnia pulex isolate KAP4 chromosome 3, ASM2113471v1 genome. Proteins encoded here:
- the LOC124189857 gene encoding uncharacterized protein LOC124189857, which gives rise to MHCAHALEEFLDDEEAELPKLSNLNRALYKIKEATRPANPADLHFDMKRYVQAIPKQFLRGDIKVNTRNTLARHLIFATDKQLKLLKTLKKWFADGTFKCTPFPFVQLFSIHGFIEKKGFKKQVPLLYVIMSRRTAEDYSTVFDHILQLIGHPEAIEFVADFEKAVWKTVRAKLPSVTIRGCGYHWTQSLFRFIQQNGLRRAYRTDQEVRNKCRQLMSLHLMPHEKIEKRFKSIQRTCRGKMKKFCSYIDRNWIKSNTWPPVNWSVFRQDDRTNNDVEGWHNRINEGKNGAFNLFHLIDQLHYEATLISLQAKLMERGENLRRRNKACQQLQDDLVALWDQYTNDDLPSKLLLEKVATLYDIYNKAGNHFQIVDDSESDVSSD